From Panthera tigris isolate Pti1 chromosome D3, P.tigris_Pti1_mat1.1, whole genome shotgun sequence, one genomic window encodes:
- the MC4R gene encoding melanocortin receptor 4, whose amino-acid sequence MNSTHHHGMHTSLHFWNRSTYGPHSNASESLGKGYSDGGCYEQLFVSPEVFVTLGVISLLENILVIVAIAKNKNLHSPMYFFICSLAVADMLVSVSNGSETIVITLLNSTDTDAQSFTVNIDNVIDSVICSSLLASICSLLSIAVDRYFTIFYALQYHNIMTVRRVGIIISCIWAACTVSGVLFIIYSDSSAVIICLITMFFTMLALMASLYVHMFLMARLHIKRIAVLPGTGTIRQGANMKGAITLTILIGVFVVCWAPFFLHLIFYISCPQNPYCVCFMSHFNLYLILIMCNSIIDPLIYALRSQELRKTFKEIICCYPLGGLCDLSSRY is encoded by the coding sequence ATGAACTCCACTCATCACCATGGAATGCACACTTCTCTCCACTTCTGGAACCGCAGCACCTACGGACCGCACAGCAATGCCAGTGAGTCCCTTGGAAAAGGCTACTCTGATGGAGGGTGTTATGAGCAACTCTTTGTCTCCCCTGAGGTGTTCGTGACTCTGGGTGTCATAAGCTTGTTGGAGAATATTCTGGTGATTGTGGCAATAGCCAAGAACAAAAACCTGCATTCGCCCATGTACTTTTTCATCTGCAGCCTGGCCGTGGCTGATATGTTGGTGAGCGTGTCAAACGGATCCGAAACCATTGTCATCACCCTATTAAACAGTACAGATACGGACGCGCAGAGTTTCACCGTGAATATTGATAATGTCATTGACTCGGTGATCTGTAGCTCCTTGCTTGCATCGATTTGCAGTCTGCTCTCAATTGCAGTGGACAGGTACTTTACTATCTTTTATGCTCTCCAGTACCATAACATCATGACGGTCAGGCGGGTTGGGATCATCATAAGTTGTATCTGGGCAGCTTGCACGGTTTCGGGCGTTTTGTTCATCATCTACTCAGACAGCAGTGCTGTCATCATCTGCCTCATCACCATGTTCTTCACCATGCTGGCTCTCATGGCCTCTCTCTATGTCCACATGTTCCTCATGGCCAGACTGCACATTAAGAGAATTGCTGTCCTCCCGGGCACTGGCACCATCCGCCAAGGGGCCAACATGAAGGGTGCAATTACCCTGACCATACTGATTGGGGTCTTTGTTGTCTGCTGGGCCCCGTTCTTCCTCCACTTAATATTCTACATCTCTTGTCCCCAGAATCCTTACTGTGTGTGCTTCATGTCTCACTTTAACCTGTATCTCATACTGATCATGTGTAATTCCATCATCGACCCTCTAATTTATGCACTCCGGAGCCAAGAACTAAGGAAAACCTTCAAAGAGATCATCTGTTGCTATCCTCTAGGCGGCCTCTGTGATTTGTCTAGCAGATACTAA